One genomic window of Sporosarcina ureae includes the following:
- a CDS encoding TRAP transporter small permease subunit, translated as MILLTTIIEKMSSIAGRIAGYLMIPLTLIVIYTIIMRRFLHDAPDWGFEVPIFIYGVSILLAGAEVLRVKGHIAVDIIPRLLSPKWNKFFGIFAMLLVILVASFLIYRGSLMAVESTMILEHSSHQSSFNPQIWWFKWFIPISGLLVWLQAWVEIYKIAIGGSADDSTI; from the coding sequence ATGATTCTCTTAACTACTATAATAGAAAAAATGTCGTCAATCGCTGGAAGAATCGCGGGCTATCTGATGATTCCACTAACGCTAATAGTCATCTATACCATTATCATGAGACGCTTTTTGCATGATGCACCAGATTGGGGTTTTGAAGTGCCGATTTTCATATATGGCGTGTCCATATTACTAGCGGGAGCTGAAGTGCTTAGAGTGAAAGGACACATCGCAGTGGATATCATTCCGCGTTTATTGTCTCCTAAATGGAATAAATTCTTTGGTATATTCGCTATGTTACTTGTGATATTAGTAGCATCGTTCCTGATCTACCGTGGGTCCCTTATGGCTGTTGAATCGACAATGATATTGGAGCATTCGTCTCATCAGAGTTCGTTTAATCCACAGATATGGTGGTTTAAGTGGTTTATTCCGATTAGTGGCTTGCTAGTTTGGTTACAAGCTTGGGTCGAAATCTATAAAATCGCAATTGGAGGTAGCGCAGATGATTCTACTATTTGA